DNA from Dokdonella koreensis DS-123:
AGGACTTCCTCGAAGGCCACCGCGGCGAGTCCGGCATCGTCTACTGCCTGTCGCGCCGCAAGGTCGAGGAGACCGCGGCCTGGCTGGCGGGCGAGGGCGTCCGCGCCCTGGCCTACCACGCCGGCATGGAGGCCGCCGGGCGGGCGGCGAACCAGCAGCGCTTCCTGCGCGAGGACGGCATCGTCATGGTCGCGACGATCGCCTTCGGCATGGGCATCGACAAGCCGGACGTGCGCTTCGTCGCGCACATGGACCTGCCCAAGAGCATGGAAGGCTACTACCAGGAGACCGGCCGCGCCGGTCGTGACGGCCTCCCGGCCGAGGCCTGGATGACCTACGGCCTGGCCGACGTGGTGACGCTGGCGCAGTTCATCGCCCAGTCCGAATCGGGCGAGGAGCGCAAACGCGTGGAGCGCGCCAAGCTCGACGCGCTGCTCGGCTTCGCCGAGACCACCACCTGCCGGCGCCAGCGCCTGCTCGCCTACTTCGGCGAGACGCCGCAGGGCGCCTGCGGCAACTGCGACAACTGCCTGGACCCGCCGCAGAACTGGGACGCCACGGTCACCGTGCAGAAGGCGCTGTCGTGCGTCTACCGCACCGGCCAGCGCTACGGCGTGGGCCATCTGACCGCGGTGCTGCGCGGCGAGGCCGACGAGCGCGCGCAGGCGCTCGGCCACGACCGGCTGAGCGTGTTCGGCATCGGCACCGACCTCGATGCGCGCCAATGGCGTTCGGTGTTCCGGCAACTGGTGGCCGCCGGACTGCTGTCCACCGACGAGGAAGGCTACGGCACGCTGCGCCTGACCGCGACCAGCCGCGAGGCCCTGCGCGGCGAGTGCACGGTCTGGCTGCGGCGCCCGCCCGGCCGCGCCGAACGGCGTTCGGCCGGCCGCGACGGCGCCGCCCGCTCGCGCCAGAGCCTGGACATCGCGGCGCACGAGGCGGCGCTCTGGGATGCGCTGCGCGACGCCCGCGCACGCCTGGCGCGCGAGCAGAGCGTGCCGGCCTATGTGATCTTCCACGACGCCACGCTGCTGGCGATGCTGCGCGAGCGGCCGCAGTCCCTGCGCGAGCTGGGCGCGATCAGCGGCGTCGGCGAGCGCAAGCTGGCGCGCTACGGCGAAGCGTTCCTGGCGGTGCTGACCGCCGCCTAGCGTGCCGCGGGCCCGGTTGCGCGGCGGCGCGAAACGGGCGGCGTGCTACCGCGGCGCGACGTAGCCGCCGGGGACACCCTCCGGGCTCATGACGATCTGCCAGAGCTGGATCTGGCGCGTGCGGAAGCTGGCCATCGAACCGGCCAGGTAGAACCGCCACATGCGCCGGAAGCGTTCGTCGTAGCGGTCGGCCAGGTCCGGCCAGGCGGCGTCGAAGTTGGCGCGCCAGGCCTGCAGCGTCCGGTCGTAGTCGGT
Protein-coding regions in this window:
- the recQ gene encoding DNA helicase RecQ, with product MPASALQVLNTVFGYPAFRGEQQAIIEHLAGGGDALVLMPTGGGKSLCYQIPALLRAGTAIVVSPLIALMQDQVEALRQFGVEAAYLNSSLDAQAQREVEQRFARGELKLLYVAPERLLSERCLDLIGSRTISLFAIDEAHCVSQWGHDFRPEYRQLTVLHERFPDVPRIALTATADAPTRTEIVERLGLAEASRFVASFDRPNIRYRVVEKDNARRQLKDFLEGHRGESGIVYCLSRRKVEETAAWLAGEGVRALAYHAGMEAAGRAANQQRFLREDGIVMVATIAFGMGIDKPDVRFVAHMDLPKSMEGYYQETGRAGRDGLPAEAWMTYGLADVVTLAQFIAQSESGEERKRVERAKLDALLGFAETTTCRRQRLLAYFGETPQGACGNCDNCLDPPQNWDATVTVQKALSCVYRTGQRYGVGHLTAVLRGEADERAQALGHDRLSVFGIGTDLDARQWRSVFRQLVAAGLLSTDEEGYGTLRLTATSREALRGECTVWLRRPPGRAERRSAGRDGAARSRQSLDIAAHEAALWDALRDARARLAREQSVPAYVIFHDATLLAMLRERPQSLRELGAISGVGERKLARYGEAFLAVLTAA